In the genome of Persephonella sp. KM09-Lau-8, one region contains:
- a CDS encoding efflux RND transporter permease subunit, translating to MDKIKREYGLAGKIAKAFINSPLTPLLVLASLLMGLFAVMTTPRDEEPQIVVPMIDIMVPAPGQQAADVDKLITKPLEKIMWEVSDVEYVYSYAGDGFGITTVRFYVGTDPEDALVRLYSKLNSNMYRMPPGTMQPIVKPKSIDDVPILALTFYSDKYSSYELRRFVEQIEDELKQLTNVTETTILGSKPKTINIYFDQAKLNAYHIMLPQVVQALQQANFTLPSGEIDEDNYKVKVRTGQFLKTIEDVKNVVIGVYNNKPIFIKDVAKVFEGEGEPTNYVQFGYGVQGEGDRHKIYNAVTLAIAKKTGSNAVFVAEDILHKLEQIKEKYLPKDVYVKVTRNYGETATEKANELIEHLLIATFSIVLLIAVTLGWRESLIVAVTIPVTLAIALFLSELYGYSLNRVTLFALIFSIGILVDNSIVVLENIHRWFEMRKLPPDEAAVVATDEVGNPTILATFAVIVALLPMAFVTGMMGPYMRPIPINSSVAMFFSMLVAFILTPYLAIRWLKHEAEELTPRDLEEEEERTAGFLAKLFEKIYMPLFKSRLKRWIFLGVMGLLLLVSIGMLVKRAVLVKMLPYDNKSELFIVLDMPEGTTLETTYTVAKKLADYVKNVSEVKNYVIYAGIPAPFDFNGLARHYYLREAPYYAMIKVNLIGKHDRKAQSHEIAERIRDDIAKIAKANGAKYVAVVEPPPGPPVLSPIVAEVYGPDYSVQLQIAEKIKKIFEETPGIIDVGIYANLPQREYILKIDREKVRKYQLNEEVIVKTMRVALAGHHVGLLYSDKDIEPVKLFVRLDDKSRVSLDKILAMKIPSPKGGIPIGTFVKVEKGSSQHDIYRKNLQKVVYVIANVNDSVGSPVYPIIDLWDKIKEIKTPDGQGITQLLTHQPELEDKYYVKWDGEWQITYETFRDMGIAFAVAIVVLYMLLVGWFGSFRMPAVIMSPIPFTLVGIVPGHWLMGAFFTATSMIGFIALAGIILRNSILLVQFAEDKLKEGYSVEEALLEAGIVRTRPILLTAAAIIVGAFVIIFDPIFNGLAIALIFGTGASTLITLVVVPVLYYMIERKRALTLGMAPAVPIDEKPEK from the coding sequence ATGGATAAAATAAAGAGAGAATACGGGCTTGCCGGGAAGATAGCAAAGGCTTTTATTAACTCGCCTTTAACACCTTTGCTTGTTCTGGCATCTCTGCTTATGGGTCTTTTTGCAGTAATGACAACACCAAGGGATGAGGAACCTCAAATTGTTGTTCCTATGATTGATATTATGGTTCCTGCCCCAGGACAGCAGGCTGCAGATGTTGATAAGCTAATCACAAAACCCCTTGAAAAAATAATGTGGGAAGTTTCGGATGTTGAGTATGTTTATTCTTATGCTGGGGATGGATTTGGAATAACCACAGTTAGATTTTATGTTGGAACAGATCCTGAAGATGCACTGGTAAGGTTATATAGTAAACTGAATTCAAATATGTATAGAATGCCTCCAGGCACAATGCAGCCTATTGTAAAACCAAAATCTATTGATGATGTTCCTATTCTTGCACTTACTTTCTACAGTGATAAATATAGCTCTTATGAACTGAGAAGATTTGTTGAACAGATAGAGGATGAACTTAAGCAGCTAACAAATGTTACAGAAACTACAATACTTGGCTCAAAACCAAAAACAATAAACATATATTTTGACCAGGCAAAACTTAATGCATATCACATAATGCTCCCTCAGGTGGTTCAGGCATTACAACAGGCCAATTTTACACTGCCTTCAGGGGAAATTGATGAGGATAATTACAAGGTAAAAGTAAGGACAGGGCAGTTTCTAAAAACCATTGAAGATGTAAAAAATGTAGTTATTGGGGTTTATAACAATAAACCAATTTTCATAAAAGATGTTGCGAAGGTATTTGAAGGGGAAGGAGAGCCTACAAACTATGTTCAGTTTGGGTACGGAGTTCAGGGAGAAGGAGATAGACATAAGATTTATAATGCAGTAACCCTTGCTATAGCAAAGAAAACAGGAAGTAACGCAGTTTTTGTTGCAGAAGATATTCTTCACAAATTAGAGCAGATAAAAGAGAAATACTTACCTAAAGATGTGTATGTTAAAGTAACAAGAAACTATGGTGAAACAGCTACAGAAAAAGCTAATGAACTGATAGAACACCTTTTAATAGCAACATTTTCTATTGTTCTTTTGATTGCTGTAACACTTGGATGGAGAGAATCTCTTATAGTTGCAGTTACCATACCGGTTACACTTGCTATTGCATTATTCCTCAGTGAGCTTTATGGTTATTCACTTAACAGGGTTACACTGTTTGCCCTAATATTCTCAATTGGTATTCTGGTTGACAACTCTATTGTTGTTCTGGAAAACATACATAGATGGTTTGAAATGCGGAAACTTCCGCCTGATGAAGCGGCTGTCGTTGCTACAGACGAGGTTGGTAACCCAACAATTCTGGCAACATTTGCAGTTATTGTTGCTCTGCTTCCAATGGCATTTGTTACAGGTATGATGGGTCCTTATATGAGACCTATTCCGATAAACTCTTCTGTTGCAATGTTCTTCTCAATGCTTGTTGCATTTATACTAACACCGTATCTTGCAATAAGATGGCTTAAGCATGAGGCTGAAGAACTTACTCCAAGAGATTTGGAGGAAGAAGAGGAAAGAACAGCTGGATTTTTAGCGAAGCTATTTGAGAAGATTTATATGCCTTTATTCAAAAGCCGTCTGAAAAGATGGATATTTCTTGGTGTGATGGGATTATTACTTCTGGTATCTATTGGAATGCTTGTTAAAAGAGCCGTCCTTGTAAAAATGCTGCCTTATGATAACAAAAGTGAGCTGTTTATAGTTCTTGATATGCCAGAAGGAACAACTCTGGAAACTACATATACAGTAGCTAAAAAACTGGCTGATTATGTAAAAAATGTATCAGAGGTTAAAAACTACGTAATTTATGCAGGTATTCCTGCTCCATTCGACTTTAATGGTCTTGCAAGGCATTACTATCTCAGAGAAGCTCCTTATTATGCAATGATAAAGGTAAATCTGATTGGAAAGCATGATAGAAAAGCCCAATCACACGAAATAGCTGAAAGAATCAGAGATGATATAGCAAAAATAGCCAAGGCAAATGGTGCAAAATATGTGGCTGTTGTGGAGCCACCTCCGGGACCTCCGGTGCTTTCTCCAATAGTGGCTGAGGTATATGGCCCAGATTATAGCGTTCAGCTTCAGATAGCAGAGAAGATAAAGAAAATTTTCGAAGAAACACCAGGAATTATTGATGTAGGAATATATGCAAATCTACCTCAAAGGGAATATATCCTGAAAATAGACAGGGAGAAGGTCAGAAAATATCAGCTTAATGAAGAAGTAATAGTAAAAACTATGAGAGTAGCTCTGGCTGGTCATCATGTAGGATTGCTATATTCTGATAAGGATATAGAGCCTGTTAAACTCTTTGTTAGACTGGATGATAAAAGTAGAGTCTCCCTTGACAAAATCCTTGCCATGAAAATACCAAGTCCAAAAGGTGGTATTCCAATAGGAACATTTGTGAAGGTTGAAAAGGGAAGTTCCCAGCATGATATATATAGAAAAAATCTACAAAAAGTAGTTTATGTTATAGCTAATGTTAATGACTCTGTCGGTTCTCCAGTTTACCCAATTATAGACCTGTGGGATAAGATAAAAGAGATTAAAACCCCTGATGGTCAGGGAATAACTCAGCTATTAACTCATCAGCCTGAACTGGAAGACAAATACTATGTAAAGTGGGACGGAGAATGGCAGATTACCTATGAAACATTTAGGGATATGGGAATTGCCTTTGCAGTTGCAATCGTAGTTCTGTATATGCTCCTTGTTGGATGGTTTGGTTCATTCAGAATGCCTGCAGTTATAATGTCACCAATTCCGTTTACACTGGTTGGTATAGTTCCAGGACACTGGTTAATGGGTGCATTCTTTACTGCAACTTCTATGATTGGATTTATAGCCCTCGCTGGTATTATTCTCAGGAACTCTATACTACTTGTTCAGTTTGCAGAGGATAAACTGAAAGAGGGATACTCTGTTGAGGAAGCACTTCTTGAAGCTGGTATAGTTAGAACAAGGCCAATTCTACTGACAGCTGCGGCAATTATTGTTGGTGCTTTTGTTATCATATTTGACCCAATATTTAATGGTCTTGCTATTGCTCTGATATTTGGAACAGGTGCTTCAACTCTGATAACACTGGTTGTTGTTCCGGTTCTATATTACATGATAGAAAGAAAAAGAGCTCTTACACTTGGTATGGCACCAGCTGTTCCAATTGATGAAAAACCAGAGAAATAA
- a CDS encoding efflux RND transporter periplasmic adaptor subunit, whose amino-acid sequence MKSVVKFVVFFVIPIAIFILWLGGFLTPRVEPGYAEEEAKKVVQVPTMVVQPQEVGQVYQVDGSVISNNTAKVATKLMAKILKINVKEGDFVKKGQLLAVLDDSEINQNIKEAYAGLEELAKAREEANAGLKAAQAGYEFAKRTYERFKNLYKENAISKQQFEEIETKMIGAKAQVDAIKAKLKQLDAKEKQVRAKLKYAQIMKDYAYVKAPFDGVIIKKMNDVGDMAAPGMPIFIIGDKNLKFMSMIDESLINKVNIGDEITVSVETIGKTYKAKVVEKSNSIDPMNRTFTIKAELPHDPDLKPGMYGKVKIPVSKEEKILIPKTAIFHWGQLDAVYKVDKDGIAHIAFVKLGDEIDGKVEVISGLKPGDVIVAEEVEKACEGCKVR is encoded by the coding sequence ATGAAAAGCGTAGTCAAGTTTGTAGTGTTTTTCGTTATACCTATTGCCATTTTTATCTTATGGCTCGGGGGCTTCCTTACACCAAGAGTTGAGCCTGGATATGCAGAAGAAGAAGCCAAAAAAGTGGTTCAGGTTCCAACTATGGTAGTTCAACCACAGGAAGTTGGACAGGTATATCAGGTTGACGGATCAGTGATATCAAATAACACAGCAAAAGTTGCAACCAAACTAATGGCAAAAATTCTTAAGATAAATGTTAAAGAAGGTGATTTTGTTAAAAAAGGACAATTACTTGCAGTTTTAGATGACAGCGAAATAAACCAGAATATAAAAGAAGCTTATGCAGGTCTTGAAGAACTTGCAAAAGCAAGGGAAGAGGCAAATGCAGGATTAAAAGCAGCTCAAGCTGGTTATGAGTTTGCAAAAAGAACATATGAAAGATTCAAAAATCTGTATAAAGAAAATGCCATTTCAAAGCAACAATTTGAAGAAATTGAAACAAAAATGATAGGAGCAAAGGCTCAGGTTGATGCGATTAAGGCAAAACTAAAACAATTAGATGCTAAGGAAAAGCAAGTTAGAGCAAAACTTAAATATGCACAAATTATGAAAGATTATGCCTACGTTAAAGCTCCATTTGATGGTGTAATTATCAAAAAAATGAATGATGTTGGTGATATGGCAGCTCCTGGAATGCCAATATTTATCATTGGAGATAAAAATCTCAAATTTATGTCAATGATAGATGAAAGCCTTATAAACAAAGTGAATATAGGAGATGAGATTACTGTTTCTGTGGAAACAATAGGCAAAACATATAAAGCAAAAGTTGTAGAAAAAAGTAATAGCATTGACCCTATGAACAGAACATTCACAATAAAAGCAGAACTTCCTCATGACCCAGATTTAAAGCCTGGAATGTATGGAAAAGTTAAAATCCCTGTTTCAAAAGAGGAAAAAATTCTGATACCAAAAACAGCAATATTCCACTGGGGACAACTTGATGCTGTTTACAAAGTAGATAAAGACGGTATTGCACATATTGCCTTTGTGAAGCTTGGGGATGAGATAGATGGAAAAGTGGAAGTTATTTCAGGATTAAAACCTGGTGATGTTATTGTGGCAGAAGAAGTTGAGAAAGCTTGTGAAGGCTGCAAAGTTCGTTAA